Proteins encoded within one genomic window of Actinoplanes octamycinicus:
- the paaK gene encoding phenylacetate--CoA ligase PaaK, translating to MSDQLDRIETASVDELRDLQLQRLRWSLRHAYDNVPFYRQKFDAAGVHPDDCRSLADLARFPHTTKQDLRDNYPYGMFAVPRERIARIHASSGTTGRPTVVGYTKGDLDTWADVMARSIRAAGGRPGHRVHVAYGYGLFTGGLGAHYGAERLGCSVIPVSGGMTERQVRLIVDFEPDIIMVTPSYMLTILDEFERQGLDPKGTSLKVGVFGAEPWTEDMRREVEDRLGMDAVDIYGLSEVIGPGVSQECVETKDGLHIWEDHFYPEVIDPSFGTVLPDGELGELVFTSLTKEAMPIIRYRTRDLTRLLPGTARTMRRMARVTGRSDDMMIVRGVNVFPTQIEELILRVPGLAPHYQCVLDRPGRLDELTVRVETRDEHVEGRDGLAAALRDLVKHNVGVSVRVEVVPPAGLERSIGKARRIVDNRPRGEPQGVD from the coding sequence ATGAGTGATCAGCTCGACCGGATCGAGACCGCCTCCGTCGACGAGCTGCGGGACCTGCAGCTGCAGCGGTTGCGCTGGTCGCTGCGGCACGCCTACGACAACGTGCCGTTCTACCGGCAGAAGTTCGACGCGGCCGGCGTGCACCCGGACGACTGCCGGTCGCTCGCCGACCTCGCCCGGTTCCCGCACACCACCAAACAAGACCTTCGAGACAATTATCCGTACGGGATGTTCGCCGTCCCCCGCGAGCGCATCGCCCGCATCCACGCCTCCAGCGGCACCACCGGCCGGCCCACCGTGGTCGGCTACACCAAGGGTGACCTGGACACCTGGGCGGACGTGATGGCCCGCTCGATCCGGGCGGCCGGCGGGCGGCCGGGCCACCGGGTGCACGTGGCGTACGGATACGGGCTGTTCACCGGCGGCCTGGGCGCGCACTACGGCGCCGAGCGGCTGGGCTGCTCGGTCATCCCGGTCTCCGGCGGCATGACCGAGCGGCAGGTCCGGCTGATCGTCGACTTCGAGCCGGACATCATCATGGTCACCCCGTCCTACATGCTGACCATCCTGGACGAGTTCGAACGCCAGGGCCTCGATCCGAAGGGCACCAGCCTCAAGGTCGGCGTCTTCGGCGCCGAGCCGTGGACCGAGGACATGCGCCGGGAGGTGGAGGACCGGCTGGGCATGGACGCGGTCGACATCTACGGCCTGTCCGAGGTGATCGGCCCGGGCGTCAGCCAGGAGTGCGTGGAGACCAAGGACGGCCTGCACATCTGGGAGGACCATTTCTACCCGGAGGTGATCGACCCGTCGTTCGGCACCGTGCTGCCCGACGGCGAGCTGGGCGAGCTGGTGTTCACCTCGCTGACCAAGGAGGCGATGCCGATCATCCGGTACCGCACCCGCGACCTGACCCGGCTGCTGCCCGGCACCGCCCGCACGATGCGCCGGATGGCCCGGGTGACCGGCCGCAGCGACGACATGATGATCGTGCGCGGCGTCAACGTCTTCCCGACCCAGATCGAGGAGCTGATCCTGCGGGTGCCCGGCCTGGCCCCGCACTACCAGTGCGTGCTGGACCGGCCGGGCCGCCTCGACGAGCTGACCGTCCGGGTGGAGACCCGCGACGAGCACGTCGAGGGCCGCGACGGTCTCGCCGCCGCGCTGCGCGACCTGGTCAAGCACAACGTCGGCGTGTCGGTGCGGGTCGAGGTGGTGCCCCCGGCCGGCCTGGAGCGCTCGATCGGCAAGGCCCGCCGCATCGTCGACAACCGCCCGCGAGGGGAGCCCCAAGGCGTCGACTAG